In the Ramlibacter tataouinensis TTB310 genome, one interval contains:
- a CDS encoding bifunctional 3-phosphoshikimate 1-carboxyvinyltransferase/cytidylate kinase, giving the protein MFATPFLDIPPLDGAEGAVALPGSKSISNRVLLLAALCEGRTRVHDLLDSDDTRVMLEALRQLGCGVARQADGVELTGLGGRAPASPARLFLGNAGTAMRPLAAALAVLGGDYELSGVPRMHERPIGDLVDALRQLGCRIDYLGREGYPPLRIGQPRLQLDAPIPVRGDVSSQFLTALLMALPLVARQDIVVEVAGELISKPYIEITLNLLARFGVSVRRDGWQRFTIPAGSRLRSPGDIHVEADASSASYFIALGAIAANGPRGIAIEGLGRDSIQGDIRFLEAAQAMGASVASGANRIEVRRGRWPLAAIDLDCNHIPDAAMTLAVMALYADGTSRLRNIGSWRVKETDRLAAMAAELRKLGAAVEEGADFLRITPPAQWRAARIHTYDDHRIAMCFSLAAFNPEGMPVRIEDPKCVAKTFPDYFETLFSVVRTTAPHIPVICVDGPTASGKGTLASEVARRLGYHYLDSGALYRITALAATRAGLALDLAHEHGIARMAETLPVRFVDGRVLLGGDDVTDAIRTEEAGMNASRVSALPAVRTALVALQQSFRRLPGLVADGRDMGTVIFPDAALKVYLTASAAQRAERRHKQLNLKGIPTTITALRADLEARDARDSQRTVAPLKPAQDALLLDNSEQSVDESVAQVLRWWDEKQPFRSA; this is encoded by the coding sequence ATGTTCGCCACGCCCTTCCTGGACATCCCGCCGCTGGACGGCGCCGAGGGCGCTGTCGCCCTGCCCGGCTCCAAGAGCATCTCCAACCGCGTGCTGCTGCTGGCCGCGCTGTGCGAGGGCCGCACCCGGGTGCACGACCTGCTGGACTCGGACGACACCCGGGTCATGCTGGAGGCGCTGCGCCAGCTGGGCTGCGGCGTGGCGCGGCAGGCGGACGGGGTGGAGCTGACGGGCCTGGGCGGCCGCGCACCCGCCTCCCCGGCCCGCCTGTTCCTAGGCAACGCCGGCACCGCGATGCGGCCGCTGGCCGCGGCGCTGGCCGTGCTGGGCGGCGACTACGAGCTGTCGGGCGTGCCGCGCATGCACGAGCGCCCGATCGGCGACCTGGTGGATGCGCTGCGCCAGCTCGGCTGCCGCATCGACTACCTGGGCCGGGAGGGCTATCCGCCGCTGCGCATCGGCCAGCCCCGGCTGCAGCTGGATGCGCCCATCCCGGTGCGCGGCGACGTGTCCAGCCAGTTCCTCACCGCCCTGCTGATGGCGCTGCCCCTGGTGGCCCGGCAGGACATCGTGGTCGAGGTGGCCGGCGAGCTGATCTCCAAGCCCTACATCGAGATCACGCTGAACCTGCTGGCGCGGTTCGGCGTGTCCGTGCGGCGCGACGGCTGGCAGCGCTTCACCATCCCGGCCGGCAGCCGCCTGCGTTCGCCCGGCGACATCCACGTCGAGGCCGACGCCTCCTCCGCCAGCTATTTCATCGCCCTGGGCGCGATCGCCGCGAACGGCCCCCGGGGCATCGCCATCGAGGGCCTGGGCCGCGATTCCATCCAGGGCGACATCCGCTTCCTGGAAGCGGCGCAGGCGATGGGCGCCAGCGTGGCCAGCGGCGCCAACCGCATCGAGGTGCGGCGCGGCCGCTGGCCGCTGGCGGCCATCGACCTGGACTGCAACCACATCCCCGACGCCGCCATGACGCTGGCCGTGATGGCGCTGTACGCCGACGGCACCAGCCGGCTGCGCAACATCGGCAGCTGGCGCGTCAAGGAGACCGACCGGCTGGCCGCCATGGCGGCCGAGCTGCGCAAGCTGGGCGCGGCCGTCGAGGAAGGCGCCGACTTCCTGCGCATCACGCCGCCGGCCCAGTGGCGGGCCGCGCGCATCCACACGTACGACGACCACCGCATCGCCATGTGCTTCTCGCTGGCCGCCTTCAATCCCGAAGGCATGCCGGTGCGCATCGAGGATCCGAAGTGCGTGGCCAAGACCTTCCCCGACTACTTCGAGACCCTGTTCTCGGTGGTTCGCACCACGGCGCCGCACATCCCGGTGATCTGCGTGGACGGGCCCACGGCCTCCGGCAAGGGCACGCTGGCTTCCGAAGTGGCGCGCCGCCTGGGCTACCACTACCTGGACTCGGGCGCGCTCTACCGCATCACGGCGCTGGCGGCCACGCGGGCCGGCCTGGCCCTGGACCTGGCCCATGAGCACGGCATCGCCAGGATGGCCGAGACGCTGCCGGTGCGCTTCGTGGACGGCCGGGTGCTGCTGGGCGGGGACGACGTGACGGACGCCATCCGCACCGAGGAGGCGGGCATGAACGCCTCGCGGGTCTCGGCCCTGCCCGCGGTGCGCACGGCGCTGGTGGCGCTGCAGCAGAGCTTCCGCCGCCTGCCCGGCCTGGTGGCCGACGGCCGCGACATGGGCACCGTGATCTTCCCGGACGCGGCGCTCAAGGTGTACCTCACCGCCAGCGCCGCCCAGCGTGCCGAGCGGCGCCATAAGCAATTGAATCTAAAGGGGATTCCCACTACAATCACGGCTCTTCGCGCCGACCTGGAAGCGCGCGACGCCCGCGACTCGCAGCGGACCGTCGCGCCTCTGAAGCCGGCGCAGGATGCCCTGCTACTGGACAACTCGGAGCAATCGGTCGATGAATCGGTGGCCCAGGTCCTCCGGTGGTGGGACGAGAAGCAGCCGTTCCGGTCCGCTTGA
- the lapB gene encoding lipopolysaccharide assembly protein LapB, with translation MDSDFAWLLWGLPLAFVLGWLASRLDLRQLRIENRQAPKAYFRGLNFLLNEQQDQAIDAFIQAVQNDPDTSELHFALGNLFRRRGEYERAVRVHEHLLSRGDLSREDRHRAQHALALDFLKAGLLDRAEEALRKLEGTAYGAQALLALLAIYERSRDWVRAGEAAAKLEASGQGDFSGRRAHYLCEQAAGAGNDEAERLLRQAIATAPSTARPRLALAELQRRAGQHGTAFDTLVELAEVAPAALPLIARPLTECAAACGQEAAARQVLSRSYEAAPSLDVLDGIVALEDPASARDWYVRHLEREPSLVAAAKWLVDEKLEHEQFHPQVQRALEHAARPLTRYRCAACGFEAKQHFWQCPGCQAWDSYPARRVEEL, from the coding sequence ATGGACTCTGATTTCGCCTGGCTGCTGTGGGGCCTGCCGCTGGCTTTCGTGCTGGGCTGGCTGGCCTCCCGGCTGGACCTGCGCCAGCTGCGCATCGAGAACCGGCAGGCGCCCAAGGCGTACTTTCGCGGCCTGAACTTCCTGCTCAACGAGCAGCAGGACCAGGCCATCGACGCCTTCATCCAGGCGGTGCAGAACGATCCCGACACCTCCGAGCTGCACTTCGCGCTGGGCAACCTGTTCCGCCGGCGCGGCGAGTACGAGCGGGCCGTGCGGGTGCACGAGCACCTGCTCTCGCGCGGCGACCTCAGCCGCGAGGACCGGCACCGGGCCCAGCACGCGCTGGCCCTGGATTTCCTCAAGGCCGGCCTGCTGGACCGGGCCGAGGAGGCGCTGCGCAAGCTGGAAGGCACGGCCTACGGCGCCCAGGCGCTGCTGGCCCTGCTGGCCATCTACGAGCGCTCGCGCGACTGGGTGCGCGCCGGCGAGGCCGCGGCCAAGCTGGAGGCCTCCGGCCAGGGCGATTTCAGCGGCCGCCGCGCGCACTACCTGTGCGAACAGGCGGCCGGCGCGGGCAACGACGAAGCCGAACGCCTGCTGCGCCAGGCCATCGCCACCGCGCCCAGCACCGCCCGGCCCCGGCTCGCCCTGGCCGAGCTGCAGCGGCGCGCGGGCCAGCACGGCACCGCCTTCGACACCCTGGTCGAGCTGGCCGAGGTCGCGCCCGCGGCCCTGCCCCTGATCGCACGGCCGCTGACCGAATGCGCCGCCGCCTGCGGCCAGGAGGCGGCTGCCCGGCAGGTGCTCTCGCGCAGCTACGAGGCCGCGCCTTCGCTGGACGTGCTGGACGGCATCGTGGCGCTGGAAGACCCCGCGTCGGCACGCGACTGGTACGTCCGGCACCTGGAGCGGGAGCCCTCCCTGGTGGCCGCCGCCAAATGGCTGGTGGACGAGAAGCTCGAGCACGAGCAGTTCCATCCCCAGGTGCAGCGCGCGCTGGAGCACGCCGCCCGCCCGCTGACACGCTACCGCTGCGCCGCCTGCGGCTTCGAGGCCAAGCAGCATTTCTGGCAATGCCCCGGCTGCCAGGCCTGGGACAGTTATCCGGCGCGTCGCGTCGAGGAACTATGA
- the gyrA gene encoding DNA gyrase subunit A, whose amino-acid sequence MTQFAKETLPISLEEEMRRSYLDYAMSVIVGRALPDARDGLKPVHRRVLYAMHELNNDWNRPYKKSARIVGDVIGKYHPHGDQSVYDTIVRLAQDFSMRHMLVDGQGNFGSVDGDNAAAMRYTEIRLAKIAHEMLADIDKETVDFGPNYDGSEKEPLVLPSKLPNLLVNGSGGIAVGMATNIPPHNLNEVVDACLHLLKNPQASLEELMEIVPAPDFPTAGIIYGINGVKEGYRTGRGKVVMRAKCHFEDIDRGQRQAIIVDELPYQVNKKTLQERMAELVNEKKLEGISHIQDESDKSGMRLVIELKRGEVPEVVLNNLYKQTQLQDTFGINMVALVDGQPKLCNLKDLVDIFLQHRREVVTRRTVYNLRRARERGHVLEGLAVALANIDEFIRIIRQAPTPPVAKAELMNRPWDSSLVRQMLTRAREDGSVVNADDYRPEGLDRQYGLGGDGLYRLSDTQASEILQMRLQRLTGLEQDKIVAEYKDVMAEIEDLLDILARPARVATIIGEELTALKQEFGQTKIGARRSVVEHNAQDLATEDLITPTDMVVTLSHSGYIKSQPLSEYRAQKRGGRGKQATATKEDDWVDQLFIANTHDWILCFSNRGRMYWLKVWEVPAGSRGSRGRPIVNMFPLAEGEKINVVLPLTGEFRSFPADHYVFMATSMGTVKKTALNEFSNPRKAGIIAVDLDPGDYLIGASLTDGKHDVMLFSDGGKAVRFDENDVRPMGRAARGVRGMTLEDGQSVIAMLVAEDESQSVLTATVNGFGKRTPITEYTRHGRGTKGMIAIQQSERNGKVVAATLVHADDEIMLITDKGVLVRTRVSEIRELGRATQGVTLIGLDEGSKLSGLQRIVENDAQAAEGEPADAAPGDSED is encoded by the coding sequence ATGACCCAGTTCGCCAAGGAAACACTGCCCATCAGCCTCGAAGAGGAGATGCGGCGCAGCTACCTCGATTACGCCATGAGCGTGATCGTCGGACGGGCCCTGCCCGATGCCCGTGACGGGCTCAAGCCGGTGCACCGGCGCGTGCTGTACGCGATGCATGAGCTCAACAACGACTGGAACCGGCCGTACAAGAAATCGGCCCGCATCGTCGGCGACGTCATCGGCAAGTACCACCCGCACGGCGACCAGTCCGTCTACGACACCATCGTGCGGCTGGCGCAGGACTTCTCCATGCGCCACATGCTGGTGGACGGCCAGGGCAACTTCGGCTCGGTCGACGGCGACAACGCCGCGGCCATGCGCTACACCGAGATCCGCCTGGCCAAGATCGCGCACGAGATGCTGGCCGACATCGACAAGGAGACGGTCGACTTCGGCCCCAACTACGACGGCAGCGAGAAGGAGCCGCTGGTCCTGCCGTCCAAGCTGCCCAACCTGCTGGTCAACGGCTCGGGCGGCATCGCGGTGGGCATGGCCACCAACATCCCGCCGCACAACCTCAATGAGGTGGTGGACGCCTGCCTGCACCTGCTGAAGAACCCGCAGGCCTCGCTCGAAGAGCTGATGGAGATCGTGCCGGCGCCGGACTTCCCCACCGCCGGCATCATCTACGGCATCAACGGGGTCAAGGAAGGCTACCGCACCGGCCGCGGCAAGGTGGTGATGCGCGCCAAGTGCCACTTCGAGGACATCGACCGCGGCCAGCGCCAGGCCATCATCGTCGATGAGCTGCCCTACCAGGTCAACAAGAAGACGCTGCAGGAGCGCATGGCCGAGCTGGTCAACGAGAAGAAGCTCGAGGGCATCAGCCACATCCAGGACGAGAGCGACAAGTCGGGCATGCGCCTGGTGATCGAGCTCAAGCGCGGCGAAGTGCCCGAGGTGGTGCTGAACAACCTCTACAAGCAGACCCAGCTGCAGGACACCTTCGGCATCAACATGGTGGCCCTGGTGGACGGCCAGCCCAAGCTGTGCAACCTGAAGGACCTGGTCGACATCTTCCTGCAGCACCGCCGCGAGGTGGTCACGCGGCGCACCGTCTACAACCTGCGCAGGGCGCGCGAGCGCGGCCATGTGCTGGAAGGCCTGGCGGTGGCGCTGGCCAACATCGACGAGTTCATCCGCATCATCCGGCAGGCGCCCACCCCGCCGGTGGCCAAGGCCGAGCTGATGAACCGGCCCTGGGACTCCAGCCTGGTGCGCCAGATGCTCACCCGCGCGCGCGAGGACGGCAGCGTGGTCAACGCCGACGACTATCGCCCGGAGGGGCTGGACCGGCAGTACGGCCTGGGCGGCGACGGCCTGTACCGCCTGTCCGACACGCAGGCCTCCGAGATCCTGCAGATGCGCCTGCAGCGCCTGACCGGCCTGGAGCAGGACAAGATCGTCGCCGAGTACAAGGACGTGATGGCCGAGATCGAGGACCTGCTCGACATCCTGGCCAGGCCGGCGCGGGTGGCCACCATCATCGGCGAGGAGCTCACCGCGCTGAAGCAGGAGTTCGGCCAGACCAAGATCGGCGCGCGCCGCTCCGTGGTCGAGCACAACGCCCAGGACCTGGCCACCGAGGACCTGATCACGCCCACCGACATGGTGGTCACGCTCAGCCATTCGGGCTACATCAAGAGCCAGCCGCTGTCGGAGTACCGCGCGCAAAAGCGCGGCGGCCGCGGCAAGCAGGCGACCGCGACCAAGGAAGACGACTGGGTCGACCAGCTGTTCATCGCCAACACGCACGACTGGATCCTGTGCTTCTCCAACCGCGGCCGCATGTACTGGCTCAAGGTCTGGGAAGTGCCGGCCGGCTCGCGCGGCTCGCGCGGCCGGCCCATCGTCAACATGTTCCCGCTGGCCGAGGGCGAAAAGATCAACGTGGTGCTGCCGCTGACCGGCGAGTTCCGCAGCTTCCCGGCCGACCACTACGTGTTCATGGCCACCTCCATGGGCACGGTGAAGAAGACTGCGCTGAACGAGTTCAGCAACCCGCGCAAGGCCGGCATCATCGCGGTCGACCTGGACCCGGGCGACTATCTCATCGGCGCATCGCTGACCGACGGCAAGCACGACGTGATGCTGTTCTCCGACGGCGGCAAGGCCGTGCGCTTCGACGAGAACGACGTCCGCCCCATGGGCCGCGCCGCCCGCGGCGTGCGCGGCATGACGCTGGAGGACGGCCAGAGCGTGATCGCCATGCTGGTGGCCGAGGACGAGTCGCAGTCCGTGCTCACCGCCACCGTCAACGGCTTCGGCAAGCGCACGCCCATCACCGAGTACACGCGCCATGGCCGCGGCACCAAGGGCATGATCGCCATCCAGCAGAGCGAGCGCAACGGCAAGGTGGTGGCCGCCACGCTGGTGCATGCCGACGACGAGATCATGCTGATCACCGACAAGGGCGTGCTGGTGCGCACCCGCGTCAGCGAGATCCGCGAGCTCGGCCGCGCGACCCAGGGCGTGACGCTGATCGGGTTGGACGAGGGCTCCAAGCTCAGCGGCCTGCAGCGCATCGTGGAGAACGACGCGCAGGCGGCCGAAGGCGAACCGGCCGACGCCGCCCCCGGCGACAGCGAAGACTGA
- a CDS encoding prephenate dehydrogenase — protein MFEQLGLIGCGLMGGSFALALKRAGLVKRVVGYSKSPSTTEKARQLGVIDVEAPSALLAVSGADVVLVAVPVAATEATFKAIRHLVDRDMLIMDVGSTKRDVIDSARRALRENVGAFVPCHPVAGKEVSGVEHADPDLYSGKQVVLTPIEKTQVAQLAKAEALWDALGCHVLKMSPEAHDSAFAAVSHLPHMVAFALVNAIVSQPTGPDFLSLAGPGFRDFTRIAASDPKVWRDILMANRQELLEQSRLFQSSLAGLEKLLESGDGEGLESLIGQASSTRARWRMGKK, from the coding sequence ATGTTCGAGCAATTGGGGCTGATCGGCTGCGGCCTGATGGGCGGATCGTTCGCCCTGGCGCTCAAGCGCGCCGGCCTGGTCAAGCGCGTGGTGGGCTACAGCAAGTCGCCCTCCACGACCGAAAAGGCGCGCCAGCTGGGCGTGATCGACGTGGAAGCGCCGTCCGCCCTGCTCGCCGTCTCGGGCGCCGACGTCGTGCTGGTTGCGGTGCCGGTGGCGGCCACCGAGGCCACCTTCAAGGCGATCCGCCACCTGGTGGACCGCGACATGCTGATCATGGACGTGGGCTCGACCAAGCGCGACGTGATCGATTCGGCGCGCCGGGCGCTGCGCGAGAACGTCGGCGCCTTCGTGCCCTGCCACCCGGTGGCCGGCAAGGAGGTGTCCGGCGTCGAGCATGCCGACCCGGACCTGTACTCCGGCAAGCAGGTGGTGCTCACGCCCATCGAGAAGACGCAGGTGGCGCAGCTGGCCAAGGCCGAGGCGCTGTGGGATGCCCTGGGCTGCCACGTGCTGAAGATGTCGCCGGAGGCGCACGACTCGGCCTTCGCGGCCGTGAGCCACCTGCCGCACATGGTTGCCTTCGCGCTGGTCAACGCGATCGTCTCGCAGCCCACCGGCCCGGACTTCCTGTCGCTGGCCGGCCCGGGGTTTCGCGACTTCACCCGCATCGCCGCCAGCGACCCCAAGGTCTGGCGCGACATCCTGATGGCCAACCGGCAGGAGCTGCTGGAGCAGTCGCGCCTGTTCCAGAGCAGCCTGGCGGGGCTGGAGAAGCTGCTCGAGAGCGGCGACGGCGAAGGCCTGGAAAGCCTGATCGGCCAGGCCAGCAGCACGCGCGCGCGCTGGCGCATGGGCAAGAAGTAG
- the pheA gene encoding prephenate dehydratase — MAKNLGELRTAIDAVDRELLALLNRRAALAGQVGELKRAEGSTVFRPEREAQVIHGLQQANPGPLKAGNVATIWREIMSACRALEAPQRVAYLGPAGTFSEQAALHFFGSSIEHVPCVSFDEVFHAAAAGTADFGVVPVENSTEGVVTRSLDLLLQSPLHIVGEVSLLVRHHLLRLAPSLGGIEAVLAHPQALAQCQGWLNKHLPGAERRAVASNAEGARLAAGNPAWAGIASERAGSEFGLHLAAHAIQDDAFNRTRFAVVCLPQTLEAPRASGRDCVSLVVSVPNRPGAVHDILVPLKRHGVSMTRFESRPARSGQWEYFFYIDVQGHPSQPHVAAALQDLQSLCAFYKVLGTYPAGE; from the coding sequence ATGGCGAAGAACCTGGGCGAGCTGAGGACGGCGATCGACGCGGTGGACCGCGAGCTGCTGGCCTTGCTGAACCGGCGCGCGGCGCTGGCCGGCCAGGTCGGCGAACTCAAGCGCGCCGAGGGCTCGACCGTGTTCCGTCCCGAGCGCGAAGCCCAGGTCATCCATGGCCTGCAGCAGGCCAATCCCGGCCCGCTCAAGGCAGGCAACGTGGCCACCATCTGGCGCGAGATCATGTCGGCCTGCCGGGCCCTGGAGGCGCCGCAGCGGGTGGCCTACCTGGGGCCGGCCGGCACCTTCAGCGAGCAGGCGGCGCTGCACTTCTTCGGCTCCAGCATCGAGCATGTCCCCTGCGTCAGCTTCGACGAGGTGTTCCATGCGGCCGCGGCCGGCACCGCCGACTTCGGCGTGGTGCCGGTGGAGAACAGTACGGAGGGCGTGGTCACGCGCTCGCTGGACCTGCTGCTGCAGTCGCCGCTGCACATCGTGGGCGAGGTCAGCCTGCTGGTGCGCCACCACCTGCTGCGCCTGGCGCCGTCGCTCGGGGGCATCGAGGCGGTGCTGGCCCATCCGCAGGCGCTGGCGCAGTGCCAGGGCTGGCTGAACAAGCACCTGCCCGGCGCCGAGCGCCGTGCCGTGGCCAGCAATGCCGAAGGGGCGCGGCTGGCCGCGGGCAATCCGGCGTGGGCCGGCATCGCCAGCGAGCGGGCCGGCAGCGAGTTCGGCCTGCACCTGGCGGCGCACGCCATCCAGGACGACGCCTTCAACCGCACCCGCTTCGCGGTGGTCTGCCTGCCGCAGACGCTGGAGGCGCCGCGGGCCTCGGGCCGCGACTGCGTCAGCCTGGTGGTCTCGGTGCCCAACCGGCCCGGCGCGGTGCACGACATCCTGGTGCCGCTCAAGCGCCACGGCGTGTCGATGACGCGCTTCGAGTCGCGCCCCGCCCGCTCCGGCCAGTGGGAATACTTCTTCTACATCGACGTGCAGGGCCATCCCTCGCAGCCGCATGTGGCCGCCGCACTCCAGGACCTGCAGTCCCTGTGCGCCTTCTACAAGGTGCTGGGCACCTACCCTGCGGGTGAATAA
- the rfaE1 gene encoding D-glycero-beta-D-manno-heptose-7-phosphate kinase — protein MKLSKQQLAKARVLVVGDPMLDRYWHGAVERISPEAPVPVVKVNREEERIGAAANVAYNVATLGAQASFLGVVGDDEPGHRLEALLRQTGIAAHLKRDPGLKTTVKLRVIGRQQQLLRMDFENEPDHEALALQNETFAELAPSHDAVLFSDYGKGGLAHIPAMIAAARGQGKPVLVDPKGSDYTRYSGASVITPNRAELQQVVGSWRDAGELAAKAQALREQLRLQALLVTLGEDGMTLFDAQGQAHVGAQAREVFDVTGAGDTVIATLAALVAAGVPLREAMPLANKAGGIVVGKFGTATVSYEELFA, from the coding sequence ATGAAGTTATCCAAGCAACAACTTGCCAAGGCCCGTGTCCTGGTGGTGGGCGATCCCATGCTGGACCGCTACTGGCACGGCGCCGTGGAGCGCATCTCGCCCGAGGCGCCGGTGCCCGTCGTCAAGGTCAACCGCGAGGAGGAGCGCATCGGCGCCGCCGCCAACGTGGCCTACAACGTGGCCACGCTGGGCGCGCAGGCCAGCTTCCTGGGCGTGGTCGGCGACGACGAGCCGGGCCACCGCCTGGAGGCGCTGCTGCGCCAGACCGGCATCGCGGCCCACCTCAAGCGCGACCCGGGCCTGAAGACCACCGTCAAGCTGCGCGTCATCGGCCGCCAGCAGCAGCTGCTGCGCATGGACTTCGAGAACGAGCCCGACCACGAGGCGCTGGCGCTGCAGAACGAGACCTTCGCCGAGCTCGCGCCCTCGCACGACGCGGTGCTGTTCTCCGACTACGGCAAGGGCGGCCTGGCCCACATTCCGGCGATGATCGCGGCCGCGCGCGGCCAGGGCAAGCCGGTGCTGGTCGACCCCAAGGGCTCGGACTACACCCGCTACAGCGGCGCCAGCGTGATCACCCCCAACCGGGCCGAGCTGCAGCAGGTGGTGGGCAGCTGGCGCGACGCCGGCGAGCTGGCCGCGAAGGCGCAGGCCCTGCGCGAGCAGCTGCGGCTGCAAGCCCTGCTGGTCACGCTGGGCGAGGACGGCATGACGCTGTTCGACGCCCAGGGCCAGGCCCACGTGGGCGCGCAGGCGCGCGAGGTGTTCGACGTCACCGGCGCCGGCGACACCGTCATCGCCACCCTGGCCGCGCTGGTCGCCGCCGGCGTGCCCCTGCGCGAGGCCATGCCCCTGGCCAACAAGGCCGGCGGCATCGTGGTCGGCAAGTTCGGCACGGCCACCGTGTCCTACGAGGAGCTGTTCGCATGA
- the rpsA gene encoding 30S ribosomal protein S1 → MSESFAALFEESLQRAEMRQGEVITAEVIRIEHSFVVVNAGLKSEAYVPIDEFKNDKGEIEVQAGDFVSVAIDAIENGYGDTILSRDKAKRLASWMSLEKALESGEFVTGTTSGKVKGGLTVLVNGIRAFLPGSLIDTRPIKDLSPYENKTLEFKVIKLDRKRNNVVLSRRAVVEASMGEERAKLMETLKEGSIVRGVVKNITEYGAFVDLGGIDGLLHITDMAWRRVRHPSEVVQAGQEITAKILKFDTEKNRVSLGLKQMGDDPWMGVSRRYPQGTRMFGKVTNIADYGAFVELEPGIEGLVHVSEMDWTNKNVAPSKIVSLGDEVEVMVLEIDEDKRRISLGMKQCKANPWQEFAQNTKRGDRVKGPIKSITDFGVFVGLAAGIDGLVHLSDLSWNEPGEQAVRNYKKGQEVEAIVLAVDVDRERISLGIKQLDADPFTTFVSVHDKGSAVSGKVKSVDPKGAEIDLGQDIIGYLRASEISRDRVEDARNVLKEGDEVTAVVVNIDRKTRNIQLSVKQKDMIDEQGAMANLSQQSSRENAGTTSLGALLRAKLEK, encoded by the coding sequence ATGTCTGAATCTTTTGCCGCCCTGTTCGAGGAATCGCTGCAACGCGCCGAGATGCGCCAGGGCGAGGTCATCACCGCCGAGGTGATCCGCATCGAGCACAGCTTCGTGGTCGTCAACGCCGGCCTCAAGTCCGAAGCCTACGTGCCGATCGACGAATTCAAGAACGACAAGGGCGAGATCGAAGTCCAGGCCGGCGACTTCGTGTCGGTGGCCATCGACGCCATCGAGAACGGCTACGGCGACACCATCCTGTCGCGCGACAAGGCCAAGCGCCTGGCCTCGTGGATGAGCCTGGAGAAGGCCCTGGAGTCCGGCGAGTTCGTCACCGGCACCACCAGCGGCAAGGTCAAGGGCGGCCTGACGGTGCTGGTCAACGGCATCCGCGCCTTCCTGCCCGGTTCGCTGATCGACACCCGTCCGATCAAGGACCTGAGCCCTTACGAGAACAAGACCCTGGAATTCAAGGTCATCAAGCTGGACCGCAAGCGCAACAACGTGGTGCTGAGCCGCCGCGCCGTGGTCGAAGCCTCCATGGGCGAGGAGCGCGCCAAGCTGATGGAAACCCTCAAGGAAGGCTCCATCGTCCGCGGCGTGGTCAAGAACATCACCGAGTACGGCGCCTTCGTCGACCTGGGCGGCATCGACGGCCTGCTGCACATCACCGACATGGCCTGGCGCCGCGTGCGCCACCCGTCCGAGGTGGTGCAGGCCGGCCAGGAGATCACCGCCAAGATCCTGAAGTTCGACACCGAGAAGAACCGCGTATCGCTGGGCCTCAAGCAGATGGGCGACGACCCCTGGATGGGCGTGTCGCGCCGCTACCCGCAGGGCACCCGCATGTTCGGCAAGGTCACCAACATCGCCGACTACGGCGCCTTCGTCGAGCTCGAGCCCGGCATCGAGGGCCTGGTGCACGTGTCCGAGATGGACTGGACCAACAAGAACGTGGCGCCGTCCAAGATCGTCTCGCTGGGCGACGAGGTCGAGGTCATGGTGCTGGAGATCGACGAGGACAAGCGCCGCATCTCCCTGGGCATGAAGCAGTGCAAGGCCAACCCCTGGCAGGAATTCGCGCAGAACACCAAGCGCGGCGACCGCGTCAAGGGCCCAATCAAGTCGATCACCGACTTCGGCGTGTTCGTCGGCCTGGCCGCCGGCATCGACGGCCTGGTGCACCTGTCCGACCTGTCCTGGAACGAGCCGGGCGAGCAGGCTGTGCGCAACTACAAGAAGGGCCAGGAGGTCGAGGCCATCGTGCTGGCCGTCGACGTGGACCGCGAGCGCATCAGCCTGGGCATCAAGCAGCTGGACGCCGACCCGTTCACCACCTTCGTGTCGGTGCACGACAAGGGCTCCGCGGTGAGCGGCAAGGTCAAGTCGGTCGACCCCAAGGGCGCCGAGATCGACCTGGGCCAGGACATCATCGGCTACCTGCGCGCCAGCGAGATCTCCCGCGACCGCGTGGAGGATGCCCGCAACGTGCTCAAGGAAGGCGACGAGGTCACGGCGGTGGTGGTGAACATCGACCGCAAGACCCGCAACATCCAGCTGTCGGTCAAGCAGAAGGACATGATCGACGAGCAGGGTGCGATGGCCAACCTGAGCCAGCAGTCGTCGCGCGAGAACGCCGGCACGACCAGCCTGGGCGCCCTGCTGCGCGCCAAGCTGGAAAAGTAA
- a CDS encoding LapA family protein, which yields MKYLMWLLKAAIFFTLFAFALNNQQAVTVHFFFGTQWQAPLVLVVLAAFALGLVIGALGMVPRWWKHRNAARRGLPADAPTSIMPTQGPHGL from the coding sequence ATGAAATACCTCATGTGGCTGCTGAAGGCAGCCATTTTTTTTACCCTGTTCGCCTTCGCGCTGAACAACCAGCAGGCCGTCACGGTGCACTTCTTCTTCGGCACGCAGTGGCAGGCACCCCTGGTGCTGGTGGTGCTGGCGGCGTTCGCGCTGGGACTGGTGATCGGCGCGCTGGGAATGGTGCCGCGCTGGTGGAAGCACCGCAACGCCGCCCGGCGCGGGCTGCCGGCCGATGCGCCCACCAGCATCATGCCCACCCAGGGGCCGCATGGACTCTGA